The following proteins come from a genomic window of Miscanthus floridulus cultivar M001 chromosome 2, ASM1932011v1, whole genome shotgun sequence:
- the LOC136540417 gene encoding uncharacterized protein: MAGSEQRIVAVIMVGGPTKGTRFRPLSLNVPKPLFPIAGQPMVHHPIFACSRIPNLVQIYLIGFYEEREFALYVSSISNELRIPVRYLREDKPHGSAGGLYSFRDYIMEDSPSHIVLLNCDVCSSFPLPDMLEAHKKYGGMGTLLVNKVSAESANQFGELVADPETNELLHYTEKPETFVSDLINCGVYIFTPNIFSAIEDVLKQKKDRANLRRVSSFEALHSATKALPPDFVRLDQDILSPRAGKKELYTYQTLDFWEQIKTPGMSLRCSGLYLSQFRRTSPHLLASGDGKRTATIVGDVYIHPSAKVHPTSKIGPNVSISANARVGAGARLINCIILDDVEIMENAVVIHSIVGWKSSIGKWSRVQGEGDHNAKLGITILGEAVDVEDEVVVVNSIVLPNKTLNVSVQEEIIL; this comes from the exons ATGGCCGGCTCCGAGCAGCGCATCGTCGCCGTCATCATGGTCGGCGGCCCCACCAAAG GGACGCGGTTCCGGCCGCTGTCGCTGAACGTGCCCAAGCCGCTCTTTCCTATCGCCGGCCAGCCCATGGTGCACCACCCCATCTTCGCCTGCAGCCGG ATCCCCAACCTGGTACAGATATACCTCATCGGGTTCTATGAGGAGCGGGAATTCGCGCTCTATGTCTCGTCTATCTCCAACGAGCTTAGGATCCCTGTCAG GTACCTGCGAGAGGATAAGCCTCACGGGTCAGCTGGAGGGCTCTACAGCTTTAGAGATTACATCATGGAAGACAGTCCG TCACACATAGTTCTGCTGAACTGCGATGTCTGTTCTAGCTTCCCCCTTCCAGACATGCTGG AGGCCCATAAAAAGTATGGAGGAATGGGTACTTTACTAGTCAACAAG GTATCTGCAGAGTCAGCAAACCAGTTTGGCGAGTTGGTAGCTGATCCGGAAACAAACGAACTGCTACACTATACGGAAAAGCCAGAGACTTTT GTGAGTGATCTCATAAATTGTGGAGTATATATATTTACTCCCAATATCTTTAGCGCCATTGAGGATGTCTTAAAACAGAAAAAAGACAGAG CAAATTTGCGGCGTGTATCTAGCTTTGAAGCTCTTCATTCAGCAACCAA GGCGCTTCCACCAGACTTTGTTAGGTTAGATCAAGACATTTTATCCCCTCGAGCGGGAAAGAAGGAGCTGTACACATACCAGACGCTTGATTTTTGGGAACAGATCAAAACCCCAGG GATGTCTTTGAGATGCTCTGGGTTATATCTTTCTCAGTTCCGCCGTACCTCTCCTCATCTTTTAGCCTCAGGAGATGGCAAAAGAACTGCCACTATTGTTGGCGATGTGTATATCCATCCATCTGCCAAGGTGCATCCTACTTCAAAG ATTGGCCCCAATGTCTCTATATCAGCAAATGCGCGCGTTGGAGCAGGTGCCAGGCTTATCAATTGCATAATCCTGGATGATGTTGAAATTATG GAAAATGCTGTTGTTATACATTCAATTGTGGGGTGGAAGTCATCCATTGGAAAATGGTCACGTGTACAG GGCGAAGGTGATCACAATGCCAAACTTGGCATTACTATTCTTG GTGAAGCagttgatgttgaagatgaagtAGTTGTAGTTAACAGCATCGTGCTCCCAAATAAAACTCTCAATGTCAGTGTCCAAGAGGAGATCATCCTATAA
- the LOC136537372 gene encoding uncharacterized protein, which yields MYPVAIGVIDSETNENWIWFMERLKEAIGTPEGMTFHTDCGQAVMNGVSQVFPITEHRECMYHLVQNFKKRYSGRVFDDHLWASSYSWSPYMFKKHYEAMAVAKPEAMKYLQENHKKLWTRSQYTTLSKVDYVTNNLAESFNNWVKPEKCKHLDDLLDTIRQMLLIKWNHRKRVAAKLNGKIMPHIMQRLREDTYNWDIDVITASPEGVAELCAKGLQGTGFRFVVNLADRTCSCRVWQGLGIPCKHAIAYIISIPGAKLEDYVDEYFSINNFRVAYDGSIPSIPDKSMWPEAEPGFFLNPPLLKSTGGGRRKNRMKSTLEEGSS from the coding sequence ATGTATCCAGTTGCTATTGGTGTGATTGACTCTGAAACCAATGAAAATTGGATCTGGTTCATGGAGAGATTGAAGGAGGCAATAGGCACTCCAGAAGGCATGACATTCCATACAGACTGTGGGCAGGCAGTAATGAATGGAGTTAGTCAAGTTTTTCCAATAACTGAACATAGAGAATGTATGTATCACCTAGTACAGAATTTCAAGAAGAGGTATAGTGGTAGAGTGTTTGATGATCACTTATGGGCTTCCTCATATTCATGGAGCCCATACATGTTTAAGAAGCATTATGAAGCAATGGCTGTAGCCAAACCAGAAGCAATGAAGTACTTGCAAGAGAATCACAAGAAGCTTTGGACCAGAAGCCAGTACACCACACTGTCAAAGGTTGACTATGTGACAAACAATTTGGCTGAGTCCTTCAACAACTGGGTCAAACCTGAAAAGTGTAAGCACCTGGATGACTTGTTGGACACTATAAGGCAGATGCTTTTGATCAAGTGGAACCATAGGAAGAGGGTAGCTGCTAAGCTCAATGGCAAAATTATGCCCCATATCATGCAGAGGCTTAGGGAAGACACTTACAACTGGGACATAGATGTCATCACAGCCTCACCTGAAGGTGTGGCAGAGCTGTGTGCTAAAGGTCTGCAAGGAACTGGGTTTAGGTTTGTGGTCAACCTAGCAGATAGGACCTGTTCTTGTAGGGTTTGGCAGGGGTTAGGAATCCCATGCAAGCATGCCATTGCATACATTATCTCAATTCCTGGCGCAAAGCTTGAAGACTATGTGGATGAGTACTTCTCTATCAACAATTTCAGAGTTGCATATGATGGCTCCATCCCTAGCATACCTGACAAGAGCATGTGGCCAGAGGCAGAACCAGGCTTTTTCTTGAACCCTCCTCTTCTAAAGTCCACAGGTGGAGGTAGGAGAAAGAATAGGATGAAATCTACACTTGAGGAAGGTAGCAGCTAG